One region of Quercus lobata isolate SW786 chromosome 2, ValleyOak3.0 Primary Assembly, whole genome shotgun sequence genomic DNA includes:
- the LOC115975727 gene encoding glycosyltransferase BC10-like isoform X1, whose product MKTSQAWRVGMADMQILPGPRHRPPLRRPMWIIILVLLVTLFLICAYMYPPQSSAACYVFSSRGCMSITDWLPPAPAREFTDEELASHVVIKDILNSPPILSHKSKIAFMFLTPGSLPFEKLWEKFFHGHEGKFSVYVHASKEKPVHVSRYFVNRDIRSDQVIWGKISMVDAERRLLAYALQDPDNQHFVLLSDSCVPLHRFEYIYDYLMHTNISFVDCFQDPGPHGNGRYSEHMLPEIEKKDFRKGAQWFSMKRQHAVIVVADNLYYSKFRDYCKPGLEGRNCIADEHYLPTFFHMTDPGGIANWSVTHVDWSERKWHPKSYRARDITEELRMNITSIDVSVHVTSDEKKEVQTWPCLWNGIRRPCYLFARKFSPDALDNLLHLFSNYTTI is encoded by the exons ATGAAGACCAGTCAGGCGTGGCGTGTTGGCATGGCTGATATGCAGATATTGCCGGGGCCTCGCCACCGCCCTCCTTTAAGGCGGCCCATGTGGATCATAATCTTGGTTTTGTTGGTCACATTGTTTCTGATTTGTGCATATATGTATCCACCCCAAAGCAGTGCAGCATGTTATGTATTTTCTTCTCGGGGATGCATGTCAATTACTGATTGGCTTCCACCTGCACCTGCACGGGAATTTACGGATGAAGAACTTGCATCTCATGTTGTGATTAAAGATATCCTGAATTCACCTCCTATTCTGTCTCACAAGTCTAAAATTGCCTTCATGTTCCTGACTCCTGGTTCTTTACCATTTGAGAAACTGTGGGAGAAGTTTTTCCAT GGTCATGAAGGAAAATTCTCTGTTTATGTGCATGCATCTAAGGAAAAACCAGTACATGTGAGCCGTTATTTTGTTAATCGGGACATACGCAGTGATCAG GTCATATGGGGGAAAATTTCGATGGTTGATGCAGAGAGGCGATTGTTGGCATATGCACTCCAAGATCCTGATAACCAGcattttgttttactttctgATAG TTGTGTACCGTTACACCGTTTTGAGTATATATACGACTATCTGATGCATACAAATATCAGCTTTGTTGACTG ctTTCAGGATCCTGGTCCACATGGAAATGGAAGGTACTCAGAACACATGTTACctgaaattgaaaagaaagacTTTAGAAAGGGTGCACAG TGGTTCTCAATGAAGCGGCAGCATGCTGTGATAGTTGTGGCTGACAATCTTTACTACTCTAAATTCCGTGATTACTGCAAG CCAGGTTTGGAGGGGCGCAATTGCATTGCTGATGAACATTACCTGCCGACCTTTTTCCAT ATGACTGATCCTGGTGGAATTGCTAACTGGTCGGTTACACATGTTGATTGGTCTGAGAGAAAGTGGCATCCAAAATCATATAGAGCTCGGGATATTACTGAAGAGCTTCGGATGAATATTACG TCAATTGATGTGAGTGTGCATGTAACCAGTGATGAGAAG AAAGAAGTGCAGACGTGGCCTTGCTTATGGAATGGTATACGACGGCCGTGTTACCTATTTGCCAGGAAATTCTCCCCAGATGCTCTGGACAACTTGTTGCATCTTTTCTCAAATTACACAACAATTTGA
- the LOC115975727 gene encoding glycosyltransferase BC10-like isoform X2, whose translation MKTSQAWRVGMADMQILPGPRHRPPLRRPMWIIILVLLVTLFLICAYMYPPQSSAACYVFSSRGCMSITDWLPPAPAREFTDEELASHVVIKDILNSPPILSHKSKIAFMFLTPGSLPFEKLWEKFFHGHEGKFSVYVHASKEKPVHVSRYFVNRDIRSDQVIWGKISMVDAERRLLAYALQDPDNQHFVLLSDSCVPLHRFEYIYDYLMHTNISFVDCFQDPGPHGNGRYSEHMLPEIEKKDFRKGAQWFSMKRQHAVIVVADNLYYSKFRDYCKMWLKAPIGINVDVLGYYSQVWRGAIALLMNITCRPFSI comes from the exons ATGAAGACCAGTCAGGCGTGGCGTGTTGGCATGGCTGATATGCAGATATTGCCGGGGCCTCGCCACCGCCCTCCTTTAAGGCGGCCCATGTGGATCATAATCTTGGTTTTGTTGGTCACATTGTTTCTGATTTGTGCATATATGTATCCACCCCAAAGCAGTGCAGCATGTTATGTATTTTCTTCTCGGGGATGCATGTCAATTACTGATTGGCTTCCACCTGCACCTGCACGGGAATTTACGGATGAAGAACTTGCATCTCATGTTGTGATTAAAGATATCCTGAATTCACCTCCTATTCTGTCTCACAAGTCTAAAATTGCCTTCATGTTCCTGACTCCTGGTTCTTTACCATTTGAGAAACTGTGGGAGAAGTTTTTCCAT GGTCATGAAGGAAAATTCTCTGTTTATGTGCATGCATCTAAGGAAAAACCAGTACATGTGAGCCGTTATTTTGTTAATCGGGACATACGCAGTGATCAG GTCATATGGGGGAAAATTTCGATGGTTGATGCAGAGAGGCGATTGTTGGCATATGCACTCCAAGATCCTGATAACCAGcattttgttttactttctgATAG TTGTGTACCGTTACACCGTTTTGAGTATATATACGACTATCTGATGCATACAAATATCAGCTTTGTTGACTG ctTTCAGGATCCTGGTCCACATGGAAATGGAAGGTACTCAGAACACATGTTACctgaaattgaaaagaaagacTTTAGAAAGGGTGCACAG TGGTTCTCAATGAAGCGGCAGCATGCTGTGATAGTTGTGGCTGACAATCTTTACTACTCTAAATTCCGTGATTACTGCAAG ATGTGGTTGAAGGCACCAATAGGCATTAATGTGGATGTTCTTGGATATTACAGCCAGGTTTGGAGGGGCGCAATTGCATTGCTGATGAACATTACCTGCCGACCTTTTTCCAT ATGA